The nucleotide sequence GACTGCGCTCGAAGCGCCTCCCGAAGCCGAACATTGGCCAGCGCGAGCGACATGCGCTCACCGAGGGCGGTGGCTTTCCTGCACAGGGCTTTGCCATGCTCGTCCGGCTCGACTCCCTGCGGGACGGGCGGACTCTCCACGTATAGGATCCCGATCGTTTCGCCCTGCGCCGCCAGAGGAATGCAGAGGTACCCATAGGGCGGATCGCTCGCGACGTGGGGGCAACGCGTCGGCGAACGGAGATCCTTGATACAGTTGGCCTTGCCGCGCCGTAGTCCCCAGCAGTCATGGGGCTCGAAAGTCCTTCTCGTGGCGAGCTCTCCACCCCACTCGGAAACGATCTCCACCAGATTACGCGAGGGCTGAGTGAGGCCGAGGGCCCCTTTTTCCGCGCCGAGCAGGGTCGGCATCGAGCCCGCCACGACTCCATAGACCTCATCCATGGTCTGGCAGGCCTGGAGAAGATCCAGGAACTCCGCAAGCGCCTCCTGTTCCCTGGCATGTTCCCTCGATGCGCGCAGGGCGCGATCCAACTGGGCGGTGGCCTCCCGAAGCGCACGCTCCTTCTCGACCCAGGCCGTGACATCATCCGCGATCCCCACGACGCGGACGCACCGGCCCGCGTCGTCTCGAACCGGGAAGCTGCGGGCGTGAATCCATCGAATGCTCCCGTCGGGCCTCACGATGCGGTATTCCATCTCCGTCGGGAGTCCGTCTATGCTATTCGCAAGAATTCCAGCCACGCGCTCGCGGTCCTCGTCATGCACCGAGTCCAGCCAGGCCGAAGGCCGTTCATACAGCCCGCTTCCCGGCCTCCCCCAAACCTCGTCGTACGCGGGACTGATGTACTCCATCGCCCCGGTTTCCGCGCTGTGGATGAAGAAGACTTCGCGAATGTTTTCGGCGAGTTGGCGAAACCGGTCCCCATCCATCGAGAGATTCGCTTCGGCGCGCCGCCGGGATTCGACGGCCGACGCGGCCTGCGGAACGGCAGCCTTTCCGCCTTCTTTGCCGGGCATCGCGGGGGCTTGTCCAGATCTCACATTTGGCATCGTAGAGTCCCTCACGCGGCCGAGACGGCGACAAGCGTCGGTCGTGCAGGTTCCTGCCGCGCGAGGTATGACGCGATCTCCGAAGCGGCCATCGGCCTGGCGAGCAAGAAGCCCTGCAGCTCGTCGCATCCGAAGTCCTCGAGGAGGTCCGCCTGTTGCATCGTCTCCACACCTTCGGCCACGACCTTCATCCGGA is from Gemmatimonadota bacterium and encodes:
- a CDS encoding diguanylate cyclase; the encoded protein is MPGKEGGKAAVPQAASAVESRRRAEANLSMDGDRFRQLAENIREVFFIHSAETGAMEYISPAYDEVWGRPGSGLYERPSAWLDSVHDEDRERVAGILANSIDGLPTEMEYRIVRPDGSIRWIHARSFPVRDDAGRCVRVVGIADDVTAWVEKERALREATAQLDRALRASREHAREQEALAEFLDLLQACQTMDEVYGVVAGSMPTLLGAEKGALGLTQPSRNLVEIVSEWGGELATRRTFEPHDCWGLRRGKANCIKDLRSPTRCPHVASDPPYGYLCIPLAAQGETIGILYVESPPVPQGVEPDEHGKALCRKATALGERMSLALANVRLREALRAQSIRDPLTGLFNRRYLEESLDREIRRAIRHNDQLAVLMIDIDRFKGFNDTFGHEGGDAALRAFGTFLAEHTRGQDVACRYGGEEFAIVLCGADSAAVATRAELMIRDLKQLDLRHAGRTLGPITVSIGGAVYPGYESGADLLRAADEALYRAKVQGRDRFVMA